Proteins encoded together in one Rhodospirillaceae bacterium window:
- a CDS encoding autotransporter outer membrane beta-barrel domain-containing protein, which translates to MTPRSTLRLILAATILSGATGKLALADDEIEKKIRDEVSRRVTDAISKRIGDDVTSDMEGMPDTGYSNSVWLTPSYANITSDNDSLIEEAGSEFDTDLWTVPFGIDHRFGDSFFLGISGAYANSATDIDIIDGGPDADFYSDTFTVSPYVAYRFADYFFATGLFSYAYSDGKSTADDTEDVDSDSQTFSGELALNAAAPVGDFILKGKAGWRYSYTELLDFEAEGDDDSDAHTAVASAEVGYNLDPFVPYLGVQYEHVWPENVPEVDEGDTDFLYLSGGVRGRVNDWLSLGAGVRAEVVNQETNQIGGQVEFKARF; encoded by the coding sequence ATGACCCCGCGCTCTACTCTGCGGCTGATCCTGGCGGCCACCATCCTCAGCGGGGCCACGGGCAAGCTTGCCCTGGCCGACGATGAAATCGAAAAGAAGATCCGTGACGAAGTCAGCCGTCGTGTCACCGACGCGATTTCAAAGCGCATCGGTGATGACGTGACCTCCGATATGGAAGGCATGCCCGACACCGGTTACTCGAACAGCGTCTGGCTGACTCCCAGCTACGCCAACATCACCAGCGACAATGACAGCTTGATCGAGGAAGCCGGCAGCGAGTTCGACACCGATTTGTGGACTGTTCCATTCGGCATCGATCACCGCTTTGGCGATTCGTTCTTCCTCGGCATCTCTGGCGCCTATGCCAATTCGGCGACCGATATCGACATCATCGATGGTGGACCGGATGCGGACTTCTACAGCGACACCTTCACGGTCTCGCCCTATGTCGCCTATCGCTTTGCCGACTATTTCTTCGCCACCGGTCTCTTCTCCTATGCCTATAGCGACGGCAAGAGCACGGCGGACGATACCGAGGACGTCGATTCCGACAGCCAGACCTTCTCCGGTGAACTGGCCCTCAACGCAGCGGCCCCGGTCGGTGACTTCATTTTGAAGGGCAAGGCGGGTTGGCGCTATTCCTACACCGAGCTCCTCGACTTTGAAGCCGAAGGCGACGATGACAGCGATGCGCATACCGCCGTCGCGTCGGCCGAAGTCGGCTACAATCTCGATCCCTTCGTCCCCTATCTGGGCGTGCAATATGAGCATGTCTGGCCGGAGAACGTGCCGGAAGTGGACGAAGGCGACACCGACTTCCTCTACCTGTCGGGCGGTGTCCGCGGCCGCGTAAATGACTGGCTCTCGCTCGGCGCCGGGGTACGCGCCGAAGTGGTCAACCAGGAAACCAATCAGATCGGCGGCCAGGTGGAGTTCAAGGCCCGCTTCTGA
- a CDS encoding caspase family protein produces the protein MIAFSTGLRGIARLLPVGLLLAGSLPGQSARAQDAVFDAISGNLFENVLYAQAQLKISTPLLKLTDVAVGTGGNSFALLGSDGAFRLWNLQAGSQQAVIKTVKGAVFAPSASGMTFLVGADDGSVKLIDPQSGKPFGTLPGQSAVTALATSPDDSLAFVATAKGDISAWQLDGNKLAWQVTSTARAILKLAVSADGKFIAMADEGGEILVLDSATGKPTALKGALGQSPESLHLTQNGQKATAIGDHGALLVVGATSPAADIGNLKHADIGMTGGSAVVLRADKSLDLVELKSGKITHKIADLKTAPIGLIYDEAAAKVIVIDAGGALQVFDTVTKEMVLSIFISAQGWALVDRQGRFDGSSSGLRGIAWAVKKSNFPITSLTQAFADPGMLSAVLDHDQRDLRTIPGNPVEKFPMPPKVEVEAISTELAGDKAYQLMVIATDQGGGIKDVRLYHNGKIVDVGAILEQKDAEIDGKHVRVVGYNVWPVPGPNIFQAVATGSYDNPGEQAEMRQIFTGDPRQGRLNLITIGVSTYSRLPKEYQLKVAANDAGRVKTAITAYSQGLFTDIASTDLTDARATRAQVLASLESLKAAKSEDSVILFLSGHGITDESDWYFLPSDATADDPDSWISATEIRAALEKSGAQRIFVIIDACYSGGTVENFYAVTSFQKRFLTNGLRSSGIQVLTATRRDQLAPESAELGAGFLTYLVDQALKGKGDVDPRDGWISSQEVAKFTYQALPELFLAQREKNPKAFRAAYGADVQEPDIFSVGADLLIAKAK, from the coding sequence ATGATCGCCTTTTCAACTGGTCTGCGCGGCATAGCGAGGTTGCTTCCAGTCGGTCTTCTGCTCGCGGGCAGCCTGCCCGGTCAATCCGCCCGCGCCCAGGACGCCGTGTTCGATGCCATCAGCGGCAATCTCTTTGAGAATGTGCTCTATGCGCAGGCGCAGCTGAAAATCAGCACACCACTTCTCAAGCTGACCGATGTGGCCGTGGGCACCGGTGGCAACAGCTTCGCACTCCTTGGCAGCGACGGTGCCTTTCGCCTCTGGAATCTCCAGGCTGGCAGCCAGCAGGCGGTGATCAAAACCGTCAAGGGTGCTGTCTTCGCCCCTTCGGCGAGCGGGATGACATTCCTGGTGGGCGCGGACGATGGCAGTGTGAAGCTGATCGACCCACAGAGCGGCAAGCCGTTCGGTACCTTGCCGGGACAATCCGCGGTAACGGCGTTGGCAACGAGCCCGGATGATTCCTTGGCCTTTGTGGCAACGGCGAAAGGAGACATCTCCGCCTGGCAACTTGATGGCAACAAGCTCGCCTGGCAGGTAACCAGCACAGCCAGGGCTATCTTGAAGCTCGCCGTTTCCGCTGACGGCAAGTTCATCGCCATGGCCGATGAAGGCGGGGAAATCCTTGTCCTCGACAGCGCAACTGGCAAGCCAACCGCTCTCAAAGGCGCGCTTGGGCAATCGCCGGAATCGCTGCATCTCACGCAGAATGGCCAGAAGGCAACGGCGATCGGCGACCATGGCGCGCTCCTGGTCGTCGGTGCGACATCACCTGCGGCCGATATCGGCAATCTTAAGCATGCCGATATCGGCATGACCGGCGGCAGTGCCGTGGTCCTCCGCGCCGACAAGTCACTTGATCTGGTTGAGCTGAAGTCAGGAAAAATCACACACAAGATAGCCGACCTGAAAACGGCACCGATCGGCCTCATCTATGACGAGGCGGCCGCCAAGGTCATCGTGATCGACGCCGGTGGTGCGTTACAGGTGTTCGACACCGTCACCAAGGAAATGGTGCTTTCAATCTTCATCTCGGCGCAAGGCTGGGCACTGGTCGATCGTCAAGGGCGCTTCGACGGCTCCAGCAGTGGCCTGCGCGGTATCGCCTGGGCGGTCAAAAAATCCAACTTCCCGATCACCTCCCTCACGCAGGCCTTCGCGGATCCCGGCATGTTATCTGCGGTTCTCGACCATGATCAGCGCGACCTGCGAACGATACCTGGCAATCCGGTGGAGAAGTTTCCAATGCCGCCGAAGGTTGAGGTCGAAGCGATTTCGACCGAACTTGCCGGTGACAAGGCCTACCAGTTGATGGTGATCGCCACCGATCAGGGCGGCGGCATCAAGGACGTCCGCCTTTATCACAACGGCAAGATTGTCGATGTCGGCGCCATCCTGGAACAGAAGGATGCCGAGATCGATGGCAAACATGTGCGCGTTGTCGGCTACAATGTCTGGCCGGTGCCCGGCCCGAACATCTTCCAGGCAGTTGCCACCGGTTCCTATGACAATCCGGGTGAACAGGCCGAAATGAGGCAGATCTTCACCGGCGATCCTCGCCAGGGCCGCCTCAATCTCATCACTATCGGCGTTTCAACCTATTCACGGCTGCCCAAGGAATATCAGCTGAAGGTCGCTGCCAACGATGCAGGCCGCGTGAAAACGGCAATCACGGCCTACTCTCAAGGGCTCTTCACTGATATCGCCAGTACCGATCTGACCGACGCCCGGGCGACGCGCGCGCAGGTGCTGGCATCCCTCGAAAGCCTAAAAGCGGCGAAATCCGAGGATTCGGTCATTCTCTTTCTATCCGGCCACGGCATCACCGATGAGAGCGACTGGTACTTCCTGCCCAGTGATGCGACGGCAGATGATCCGGACAGCTGGATTTCCGCTACCGAAATCCGCGCCGCCCTGGAGAAATCGGGGGCACAACGGATCTTCGTCATCATCGATGCCTGCTATTCGGGTGGCACGGTCGAAAACTTCTACGCCGTCACTTCTTTCCAGAAGCGCTTCCTTACCAACGGCCTGCGCAGTTCCGGCATTCAGGTCCTGACGGCCACGAGGCGCGACCAATTGGCCCCCGAGAGTGCCGAACTCGGCGCCGGCTTCCTTACTTATCTCGTCGACCAGGCCCTGAAGGGCAAAGGCGATGTCGATCCGCGCGATGGCTGGATATCGTCCCAGGAGGTGGCAAAGTTCACCTATCAGGCGCTGCCTGAGCTCTTTTTGGCACAGCGCGAGAAAAACCCCAAAGCGTTCCGCGCCGCCTATGGCGCCGATGTGCAGGAACCGGATATCTTTTCAGTTGGCGCCGATCTACTGATCGCCAAGGCGAAGTAG
- a CDS encoding ornithine cyclodeaminase family protein: MTATKPIFIKFLNGEDVARLALTDDEILAAVEDSLHAQGNKETVIEPRVHLVPEDSAKGHFNVLRGVVKPLGLAGVKVVGDFVGNFERGLPSEMAVLNLFDPETGMPKAILDATAITDMRTGAITALGAKHLAPRTARILGHIGARGTAYWNVRLLDRLFDFDEIRVHSRRPESREAFAARLAEDLGKKITVTTDWESCIRDADIVVEASRLPRPQPMLKTEWIKRGALVVPYGTMSAVELSLTDIMDKIVVDDWGQCRKGLPFGALRQHVDSDRLTEANLHAELGQIVAGLKPGRQSAGETNLFWHRGLSLSDIALGHALLTKAARLGIGQELRFI; this comes from the coding sequence ATGACCGCGACCAAGCCAATCTTCATCAAATTCCTCAACGGCGAGGATGTGGCAAGGCTTGCCCTCACGGACGACGAGATTCTGGCGGCTGTCGAAGATAGCTTGCACGCCCAAGGCAACAAAGAGACCGTGATCGAACCGCGCGTGCATTTGGTCCCGGAAGATTCCGCCAAGGGCCATTTCAACGTCCTGCGCGGTGTCGTCAAACCTCTGGGCCTCGCCGGTGTAAAGGTGGTGGGCGATTTCGTCGGCAACTTCGAACGAGGCCTTCCCTCGGAAATGGCGGTCCTCAACCTGTTTGATCCAGAGACGGGAATGCCGAAGGCAATTCTTGATGCCACAGCCATCACCGACATGCGGACCGGTGCCATCACAGCCCTGGGCGCCAAGCACCTTGCACCCAGGACAGCCAGAATTCTGGGTCATATCGGTGCCCGTGGCACGGCCTATTGGAACGTGCGATTGCTGGATCGGCTGTTCGATTTTGACGAAATCCGCGTACATTCCCGACGCCCCGAGAGCCGCGAGGCGTTTGCAGCGAGACTGGCCGAGGATCTCGGCAAGAAGATCACCGTCACGACGGATTGGGAATCCTGTATCCGCGATGCCGATATCGTCGTGGAAGCATCTCGCTTGCCAAGGCCCCAGCCGATGTTGAAAACCGAATGGATCAAACGCGGCGCCCTGGTGGTTCCTTACGGCACGATGAGCGCCGTCGAACTCTCCCTCACCGATATCATGGACAAGATCGTTGTTGACGATTGGGGCCAGTGTCGCAAAGGGTTGCCGTTCGGCGCCCTCCGCCAGCATGTCGACAGCGATCGCCTGACCGAGGCTAACCTGCATGCCGAACTCGGACAGATTGTCGCCGGCCTGAAGCCGGGTCGCCAAAGCGCTGGAGAAACCAACCTCTTCTGGCATCGCGGTCTCAGCCTCAGCGATATTGCCCTCGGTCATGCCTTGCTGACCAAGGCTGCAAGACTGGGCATTGGCCAGGAACTTCGGTTCATCTGA
- a CDS encoding L-serine ammonia-lyase codes for MFLSIFDMFKIGIGPSSSHTMGPMTAAVRFLDLLRGSAARASKGGAPARLRVTLHGSLAFTGKGHATDRAVALGLIGYTPAGIVPGEADQRLAELHTSKTVQPEGLPALSFDPQKDIVFDFGPSLPGHSNGLVFEAFDATGRSCLREVFYSIGGGFVVTEAELNNPKAGGGEANDVTRLYPFDSAAAMLEMAQQSGKSIAEMKRENELRTMSSAELQRGLAGIWSTMNSCIERGLIQQGELPGGLHVKRRARAIREQLELERGTNRAQPHVTSDWLSVYAMAVNEENAAGGKVVTAPTNGAAGVVPAVIRYYLDHCFGADPARVEEFLLTSAAIGGIIKHNASISGAEAGCQGEVGSAAAMAAAGLCAVLGGTPAQVENAAEIALEHHLGMTCDPAAGLVQVPCIERNGIGAIKAVAAASLALRGDGSHFMPLDNCIEAMRQTGEEMNTKFKETSLGGLAVNLPEC; via the coding sequence ATGTTCCTCAGTATTTTCGACATGTTCAAAATCGGCATTGGCCCATCCTCATCGCATACGATGGGGCCGATGACCGCGGCCGTTCGCTTCCTCGACCTGTTGCGCGGCAGCGCCGCACGTGCCTCCAAAGGCGGCGCGCCTGCGCGCCTGCGCGTAACCCTTCATGGGTCGCTCGCCTTTACCGGCAAGGGACATGCAACCGACCGCGCCGTGGCCCTCGGGCTGATCGGCTATACCCCGGCCGGCATCGTGCCCGGCGAAGCGGATCAGCGCCTGGCTGAGCTCCACACCAGCAAGACGGTGCAGCCGGAAGGGCTGCCGGCGCTGAGCTTCGATCCGCAGAAGGACATTGTGTTTGATTTCGGGCCGTCGCTGCCCGGGCATTCGAATGGTCTCGTCTTCGAGGCGTTTGACGCCACAGGGCGATCCTGCCTGCGCGAGGTGTTCTACTCCATCGGCGGTGGTTTCGTCGTGACCGAGGCGGAGCTCAACAATCCCAAGGCAGGTGGGGGCGAGGCGAATGACGTCACCCGTTTGTATCCGTTCGATAGCGCGGCCGCCATGTTGGAGATGGCGCAACAAAGTGGCAAGTCGATCGCCGAGATGAAGCGCGAAAATGAGTTGCGGACAATGTCGTCGGCGGAACTGCAGCGCGGGCTGGCAGGCATCTGGTCGACCATGAACAGCTGCATCGAACGCGGCCTGATCCAGCAGGGCGAGTTGCCTGGAGGCCTCCATGTAAAGCGGCGCGCCCGGGCCATACGCGAACAGCTCGAACTGGAGCGCGGTACGAACCGCGCGCAGCCGCATGTTACGTCAGACTGGCTCAGTGTCTATGCCATGGCTGTCAATGAGGAGAACGCTGCCGGCGGCAAGGTCGTGACAGCGCCGACCAATGGCGCGGCGGGCGTGGTACCTGCCGTCATCAGATACTATCTCGATCATTGCTTTGGTGCCGACCCGGCGCGGGTGGAGGAGTTCCTGCTGACGTCGGCGGCGATCGGCGGCATCATCAAGCACAATGCGTCGATCTCCGGTGCCGAAGCCGGGTGTCAGGGCGAAGTCGGTTCCGCAGCCGCCATGGCCGCGGCCGGGCTCTGTGCGGTCCTCGGCGGGACCCCAGCCCAGGTCGAGAACGCCGCGGAGATTGCGCTTGAACATCATCTCGGCATGACATGCGACCCCGCGGCCGGGCTGGTGCAAGTGCCCTGCATTGAACGCAACGGGATCGGCGCAATCAAGGCGGTCGCCGCGGCCTCACTCGCATTGCGGGGTGACGGTTCGCATTTCATGCCGCTCGACAATTGCATCGAGGCCATGCGCCAGACGGGCGAGGAAATGAACACGAAGTTCAAGGAAACCAGCCTGGGCGGCCTCGCCGTCAATCTGCCGGAGTGCTGA
- a CDS encoding adenylate/guanylate cyclase domain-containing protein: MALHWLTLASRDGLAAAEEVRIELMQRMSVADIAAAERRARAWRPSSLRHAVTSINMGIGINTGECVVGNMGSRVRFDYSVLGDTVNVAARIEAQSSNYGVGIVISETTYAQAEDFAALEIDRIIVKGKSEPIRIFTLLGSPEVAQSPLFRDLAWRHEALLHAYRERQWDEALQHIDACSQLWPRLEPLYDLYRDRIENFLVDPPSADWDGVFVATKK; encoded by the coding sequence ATGGCGCTGCATTGGCTGACCCTGGCGTCGCGCGATGGACTTGCCGCGGCGGAAGAGGTACGCATCGAGCTTATGCAGCGCATGTCGGTGGCGGATATCGCCGCGGCCGAACGACGTGCCCGTGCCTGGCGGCCGAGCAGTCTTCGGCACGCGGTGACCAGCATCAATATGGGAATCGGCATCAACACGGGTGAATGTGTCGTCGGCAATATGGGTTCACGGGTGCGCTTCGACTATTCGGTGCTCGGCGATACGGTCAATGTCGCAGCCCGCATTGAAGCCCAATCCAGCAATTACGGTGTCGGCATCGTCATCAGCGAGACGACCTACGCGCAGGCCGAAGACTTCGCCGCCCTTGAAATCGACCGCATCATTGTAAAGGGCAAGAGCGAGCCAATTCGCATCTTCACCCTGCTGGGATCGCCGGAGGTGGCGCAGAGTCCGCTGTTCCGGGATCTCGCCTGGCGTCATGAAGCCTTGCTGCACGCCTATCGGGAGCGGCAATGGGACGAAGCCTTGCAGCATATCGACGCCTGCTCGCAGCTCTGGCCAAGACTTGAGCCGCTCTATGATCTCTACCGGGATCGGATCGAGAATTTCCTGGTGGATCCCCCAAGTGCCGATTGGGATGGCGTGTTTGTGGCGACGAAGAAGTAG
- a CDS encoding CHASE2 domain-containing protein has product MTDLATRLRYRLTHNFMGGRWLVALLLLCLLWLRYEDPALVEKLRVLQFDLFQQLAPRAITPPQVVIVDIDEESLQKVGQWPWSRAILADLVDRLTEAGVAAIGFDVTFPEADRTSPRWLIDGADANLSAATKAELLAQPSNDTRLAESMRKSRVVLGIAGADRPSIAGGKPIPTPRGDIGGDPSRFIIGFPGIVGNLPELDAAALGRGAISLQEERDGVVRRVPMLIKVGKDVYPAFTIEVLRVAMGEPSYSTRSNPATGLDSIIIQRNRIPTDRHGSFWIHYQHHDPEMYVPAAAVLDETAPREKLTNRIALVGTSASGLGDISATPLGNVPGVEIHSQILSSILASDFLVRPVYADRVELTTVLAIGLLIITILNWLRARWTALLLLSMLATLAGTAWYAFSQHGLLFDAVYPAIATILLYTAQVYVNHYTSERQRRQVSDAFGRYVSPVLVQRLVKDATRLQLGGETKDMTILFCDIRGFTQISERFKGNPQGLTNLINRFLTPLSEEVLNHQGTIDKYIGDCIMAFWNAPIDDPNHARNACAAALQMFAALKRLNVELGQEVRQTQDPDRLPKAYRRLKELTDAEAEERLQLAATLRSGAGEGQPYAQYALGKAYRDGLLGQRNTNEAVTLFSAAAAQASRRRSAIWANAWRGATAWHRMPSWRCIG; this is encoded by the coding sequence GTGACTGATCTGGCGACAAGACTGCGGTATCGATTGACGCACAATTTCATGGGTGGACGCTGGCTCGTCGCCCTGCTGTTGCTCTGCCTGCTGTGGCTGCGTTACGAAGATCCGGCCCTGGTCGAAAAGCTGAGAGTCCTGCAGTTCGACCTCTTTCAGCAATTGGCGCCACGCGCGATCACGCCGCCACAGGTGGTCATTGTCGATATCGACGAGGAAAGCCTGCAGAAGGTCGGGCAGTGGCCCTGGTCGCGCGCAATCCTGGCCGATCTGGTCGACCGTCTGACAGAAGCAGGCGTGGCGGCGATCGGCTTTGACGTGACGTTTCCCGAGGCCGACCGGACTTCCCCTCGTTGGTTGATTGACGGGGCAGACGCCAACCTGAGTGCGGCCACCAAGGCGGAATTGCTGGCGCAGCCCTCGAATGACACCCGCTTGGCTGAGAGCATGCGCAAGAGCCGTGTCGTCCTTGGCATCGCCGGCGCCGACCGGCCGTCGATCGCCGGCGGCAAGCCAATACCGACACCGCGCGGCGATATTGGCGGTGACCCAAGCCGTTTCATCATCGGCTTTCCCGGAATTGTCGGCAATCTGCCGGAGCTTGACGCGGCGGCGCTTGGGCGCGGTGCCATCAGCTTGCAGGAAGAACGCGACGGCGTGGTGCGGCGAGTACCCATGCTGATCAAGGTCGGCAAGGATGTCTACCCGGCATTTACTATCGAAGTTCTGCGGGTCGCGATGGGTGAGCCGAGTTACTCAACCAGATCCAATCCAGCTACCGGGCTGGACAGCATCATCATCCAACGCAATCGCATCCCCACCGATCGACATGGGTCCTTCTGGATCCACTATCAGCATCACGATCCCGAGATGTATGTTCCCGCAGCCGCGGTCCTGGATGAGACCGCCCCTCGCGAGAAACTGACAAATCGCATTGCGCTGGTCGGCACCTCTGCCTCCGGCCTCGGCGATATCTCGGCCACGCCGCTTGGCAACGTCCCGGGTGTCGAAATCCACAGCCAGATCCTCAGTTCGATTCTTGCCAGCGATTTTCTGGTGCGGCCGGTCTACGCCGACAGGGTGGAGCTGACCACGGTCCTGGCCATCGGCCTCCTGATTATCACCATTCTGAACTGGCTGCGGGCCCGTTGGACGGCGCTGCTGCTGCTCAGCATGCTGGCGACACTCGCAGGGACCGCTTGGTATGCGTTCAGCCAGCACGGCCTGCTGTTCGACGCCGTCTACCCCGCCATCGCCACGATCCTGCTCTATACGGCGCAGGTCTATGTCAATCACTATACCTCCGAGCGTCAGCGCCGACAGGTCAGTGATGCGTTCGGGCGTTACGTCTCACCCGTCCTGGTGCAGCGCCTGGTCAAGGATGCGACGCGGCTGCAGCTGGGTGGCGAGACCAAGGACATGACCATCCTGTTCTGCGATATCCGCGGCTTCACGCAGATCTCCGAGCGGTTCAAAGGCAACCCGCAGGGCCTTACCAACCTCATCAACCGCTTCCTGACGCCGCTTAGCGAAGAGGTCCTGAATCACCAGGGGACGATCGACAAGTATATCGGCGACTGCATCATGGCGTTCTGGAACGCGCCGATCGACGATCCGAACCACGCGCGCAACGCCTGCGCGGCGGCCCTTCAGATGTTCGCGGCGCTTAAACGGCTCAATGTCGAATTAGGGCAGGAAGTCCGCCAGACGCAGGATCCCGACCGGCTGCCGAAGGCCTATCGGCGCCTCAAGGAGCTGACGGACGCCGAAGCCGAGGAGAGGCTGCAACTGGCCGCCACCCTGCGCAGTGGCGCCGGTGAAGGACAACCCTATGCGCAATATGCGCTTGGCAAGGCCTATCGCGATGGACTGCTCGGCCAGCGCAATACGAATGAGGCCGTCACGTTGTTCTCGGCGGCAGCAGCCCAGGCTTCGCGCCGGCGCAGCGCAATCTGGGCGAACGCCTGGCGCGGGGCGACGGCGTGGCACCGGATGCCATCATGGCGCTGCATTGGCTGA
- a CDS encoding HlyD family type I secretion periplasmic adaptor subunit has protein sequence MTCELDALRRETRSSGWIIFAVTSIALICAFFAWAAVARFDQFSVADGEVVPSDKVKVIQHLEGGTIASIFVNDGELVEEGAELLAVELGLNSANSEELQARLDSLALTRVRLMAESSGSPLQLPADLVTRRPDLAAAEESAYKARQTELRNRIESAQQRVRQQELAVTELQATYSATATDLDMSNKNLAMSADLLRDGLTSKMEHLQREREAKLLEGKLSALRSTIPKAKAALEEAQHNLNDEKLRFNSNSLAELGKVEQDISATNEMFLEASTQASRKIIRSPVAGIVKNLRFHTIGGVIGPGDPIMEIVPVNDNVVIEARLRPEDSGIVTLGQPVRIKVSAYDFVRFGTISGTLSYIGADSVADSEGHTYFQVMVTPDRAYLGDTPGQYPIRPGMTTTVDIRTGNRTVLEFLLKPVMRLRYDSLHES, from the coding sequence ATGACCTGCGAACTCGACGCGCTTCGCCGGGAGACAAGATCCTCCGGCTGGATAATCTTCGCCGTCACCAGCATCGCCCTCATCTGCGCCTTCTTCGCCTGGGCCGCCGTCGCCAGGTTTGATCAGTTCTCCGTCGCCGATGGCGAGGTTGTGCCCTCCGACAAGGTCAAGGTGATCCAGCATCTGGAAGGCGGCACCATCGCCAGCATCTTCGTGAACGATGGCGAATTGGTGGAGGAGGGTGCTGAACTCCTCGCCGTCGAACTCGGCCTCAACAGCGCCAACAGCGAGGAGCTGCAGGCCCGGCTGGACAGCCTCGCCTTGACGCGCGTTCGCCTGATGGCGGAATCGAGTGGATCGCCGTTGCAGCTACCGGCCGATCTTGTTACGCGCCGGCCCGACCTCGCGGCAGCCGAGGAATCGGCCTACAAGGCCCGCCAGACGGAGCTCAGGAACCGGATCGAATCCGCGCAGCAGCGCGTCCGCCAGCAGGAACTGGCGGTGACTGAATTGCAGGCGACCTATAGTGCCACGGCGACCGACCTCGACATGTCGAACAAGAACCTCGCCATGTCCGCGGATCTGCTGCGCGACGGCCTGACCTCGAAGATGGAGCATCTGCAGCGGGAGCGCGAAGCGAAGCTGCTGGAGGGAAAACTGAGCGCGCTCCGCTCGACCATCCCCAAGGCGAAGGCGGCACTGGAGGAAGCGCAGCACAATCTCAATGACGAGAAGTTGCGCTTCAACAGCAACTCGCTGGCGGAACTTGGCAAGGTCGAGCAGGATATTTCTGCGACTAATGAAATGTTCCTGGAAGCCAGCACACAGGCATCACGCAAGATCATCCGCTCGCCGGTTGCAGGCATTGTCAAAAACCTGCGCTTTCACACGATCGGCGGCGTGATCGGACCGGGCGATCCGATCATGGAAATCGTGCCGGTGAATGACAATGTGGTCATCGAGGCGCGTCTGCGGCCGGAGGACAGCGGCATCGTGACTCTCGGTCAACCGGTGCGCATCAAGGTGAGCGCCTACGATTTTGTCCGCTTCGGCACGATCTCCGGGACACTCTCCTATATCGGCGCGGATTCGGTGGCCGATTCCGAAGGGCACACCTATTTCCAGGTGATGGTGACGCCGGACCGCGCCTATCTCGGCGATACGCCGGGCCAGTATCCGATCCGCCCCGGCATGACCACGACAGTCGATATCCGAACCGGCAATCGAACGGTGCTGGAATTCCTGCTGAAGCCCGTCATGCGCCTGCGCTATGACAGTCTGCATGAGAGCTAG